The Exiguobacterium acetylicum genome includes a window with the following:
- a CDS encoding helix-turn-helix domain-containing protein, which yields MLTTKQISELLRVSEETVRRWIRTGELHAEQDGKGYLVDELALKRLVDEKSQIPGTAMNKILPLIQDMFGPEAAQFAKSNLFDPLRQSMEQAPPKPEASNESLAEELDRLKRKKRRLELEHELKLLEIEEKIAVIERKVQS from the coding sequence ATGTTAACGACAAAACAGATCAGTGAATTGTTGCGTGTCTCAGAAGAAACGGTCCGTCGCTGGATTCGGACGGGCGAATTGCATGCCGAACAGGACGGAAAAGGGTATCTCGTCGATGAACTAGCGCTCAAGCGCCTCGTCGATGAAAAGTCACAGATTCCAGGAACAGCGATGAATAAGATTCTCCCGCTCATTCAGGATATGTTTGGACCGGAAGCGGCTCAATTCGCGAAATCGAACCTGTTCGATCCACTCCGTCAATCGATGGAGCAAGCACCTCCAAAACCGGAAGCATCGAACGAGTCTCTCGCGGAAGAACTCGATCGCCTGAAACGCAAAAAACGTCGTCTCGAGCTCGAACACGAATTGAAGTTACTTGAAATCGAAGAAAAAATTGCGGTAATCGAACGCAAGGTCCAGTCTTAA
- a CDS encoding SdrD B-like domain-containing protein, with protein sequence MKKLSLLLMALVVAFGLKLPVYAETVEWDVTGTGTGPYTLTFEGTGIVDITSETALVFEDGVTGEDVNIEETPVVTFTAETAPVVKVVSADGQRTILVEFGKVVTPDEPTTEEPTPDTPVTDEPVKEDPVTEEPVTEEPTPEEPVKEEPVTEEPTTDEPEKGDDATPTPVETSTTGTIEGTIWFDENEDGIRQDKETRLDDVLVYLMDRNEDVIDEAYTKNGLYSFKDLKPGTYEVEVDGYDMGYYFYSEQNVGDDRTIDSDVDEDMGMKTVRLVAGQTEVVDAGIYGDEELDGMFEHWLAVVNFFDANGNQKPDYDEGTVPATYTVTDAITGKDVYQEKISKDDLMMIQLDPGTYTIKTEVAEGYTVKAMHHLNMDALMMDMDEEMYEEYESFAQQAKAMKLMASDEEALSPEEQEMIDELLKYFERKSPEAGVTLEEGSLGKILLAEIAKAEPVAKPTPKPTPTSTETPVQTVESAEKQSTPSTTATGTLPQAGEDKPFPYAATGAGLAIVGLWLLVRRGA encoded by the coding sequence ATGAAAAAACTTAGCTTACTTTTGATGGCACTCGTTGTTGCATTTGGTCTGAAGTTACCAGTCTATGCGGAAACAGTCGAGTGGGACGTCACAGGAACGGGCACAGGTCCGTACACGTTGACGTTTGAAGGCACGGGCATCGTCGATATTACGTCTGAGACGGCACTCGTCTTTGAAGACGGCGTAACAGGTGAAGATGTCAATATCGAAGAGACTCCGGTTGTGACGTTCACCGCAGAGACGGCACCTGTCGTCAAGGTCGTCTCAGCAGATGGTCAGCGGACGATTCTCGTCGAATTCGGAAAAGTCGTCACACCTGACGAGCCGACGACAGAAGAACCAACTCCGGATACACCGGTAACAGACGAACCCGTCAAAGAAGACCCAGTAACAGAAGAACCTGTCACGGAAGAACCAACACCGGAAGAGCCTGTGAAGGAAGAACCGGTCACGGAAGAACCGACGACAGATGAGCCGGAAAAGGGCGATGACGCGACACCGACACCAGTCGAGACATCGACGACAGGAACGATCGAAGGCACGATCTGGTTTGATGAGAATGAAGATGGTATTCGCCAAGACAAGGAAACACGTCTCGATGATGTCCTCGTTTATTTGATGGACCGGAATGAAGATGTCATCGACGAAGCATATACGAAGAATGGACTCTACAGCTTCAAGGATTTAAAACCAGGGACATACGAAGTCGAAGTCGATGGATATGACATGGGCTACTACTTCTATTCTGAGCAAAACGTCGGTGACGACCGGACGATCGATTCCGATGTCGATGAAGACATGGGGATGAAGACCGTCCGTCTCGTCGCAGGTCAGACGGAAGTGGTTGATGCAGGGATTTATGGTGACGAAGAGCTCGATGGTATGTTCGAGCATTGGTTAGCAGTCGTCAATTTCTTTGATGCGAACGGCAACCAAAAACCAGATTATGACGAAGGAACAGTTCCTGCGACGTATACGGTGACGGATGCGATTACAGGAAAAGATGTCTATCAAGAAAAGATTTCAAAAGATGATTTGATGATGATCCAGCTCGATCCAGGAACGTACACGATCAAGACGGAAGTCGCAGAAGGCTACACAGTTAAAGCGATGCACCATCTTAACATGGATGCCTTGATGATGGATATGGACGAAGAAATGTATGAAGAGTATGAGTCATTCGCGCAACAAGCGAAAGCGATGAAATTGATGGCGAGTGACGAAGAAGCATTATCTCCGGAAGAGCAAGAAATGATTGATGAGTTGTTGAAGTACTTCGAGCGGAAATCACCAGAAGCGGGTGTGACGCTCGAAGAAGGCAGCCTCGGTAAGATCTTGCTCGCGGAAATCGCGAAAGCAGAACCGGTCGCGAAACCGACGCCAAAACCAACTCCAACGTCAACAGAAACACCTGTTCAAACAGTTGAATCGGCTGAAAAACAATCGACACCTTCAACAACAGCAACGGGTACGTTACCACAAGCAGGTGAAGACAAGCCGTTCCCATATGCAGCAACGGGAGCAGGACTTGCCATCGTCGGTCTTTGGTTACTCGTTCGTCGTGGTGCATAA
- a CDS encoding four-helix bundle copper-binding protein, whose amino-acid sequence MDHAVQQRLTDCILACNHCFDACLNEKHVGHMADCIRLDRDCADICSLLLQAIARNSSNVAVLAKACQEICESCAAECRKHDHDHCQACAKACTECAEACRQLI is encoded by the coding sequence ATGGATCACGCAGTACAGCAACGACTGACCGATTGTATTCTCGCTTGTAATCATTGTTTTGATGCCTGTCTGAATGAGAAACACGTCGGACATATGGCAGATTGTATTCGACTCGACCGCGATTGTGCTGATATTTGTAGCCTATTGCTACAAGCCATCGCTCGGAACAGCTCGAATGTCGCAGTCCTCGCAAAGGCATGCCAAGAAATCTGTGAGTCATGCGCTGCAGAGTGTAGAAAACATGATCATGACCACTGCCAAGCCTGTGCGAAAGCTTGTACGGAATGTGCAGAAGCGTGTCGTCAGCTTATCTAA
- the fabZ gene encoding 3-hydroxyacyl-ACP dehydratase FabZ: MYTIEQIKEVIPHRYPFLLVDRILEVEEGKRAVGIKNVTANEEFFNGHFPEYNVMPGVLIVEALAQVGAFAVLKMEENQGKLAFFAGIEGCRFKRQVVPGDQLRLEVELTKVRGPIGKGRATATVDGEVACVAELTFAMK; this comes from the coding sequence ATGTATACGATCGAACAAATCAAGGAAGTCATTCCGCACCGGTATCCATTTTTACTCGTTGACCGCATTCTCGAGGTCGAAGAGGGCAAACGGGCTGTCGGAATCAAGAACGTCACGGCGAACGAAGAATTCTTCAATGGCCATTTCCCAGAATACAATGTCATGCCTGGCGTTTTGATCGTCGAAGCACTCGCACAAGTCGGTGCGTTCGCCGTCTTAAAGATGGAAGAGAACCAAGGGAAGCTCGCCTTCTTCGCAGGAATTGAAGGATGCCGCTTCAAACGTCAAGTCGTTCCCGGGGATCAGCTCCGCCTCGAAGTCGAATTGACGAAGGTCCGTGGACCAATCGGTAAAGGTCGTGCCACAGCCACAGTCGATGGGGAAGTCGCCTGTGTCGCTGAACTGACGTTTGCTATGAAGTGA
- a CDS encoding DNA-directed RNA polymerase subunit beta: MVQNQTGTDQPTRERLKKKQQASNQETGNSEHKSEQRLRAYSTRRVPIIVRVLIVLVLIVVALIVGAMVGYATFGGGEAMDVLKLDTWTRITDFWMKS, from the coding sequence ATGGTACAAAACCAAACAGGCACGGATCAGCCAACGCGTGAACGCCTGAAAAAGAAGCAACAAGCTTCAAACCAGGAAACCGGCAATTCGGAGCACAAATCAGAGCAACGTCTTCGTGCGTATTCGACACGCCGAGTTCCGATCATCGTACGTGTACTGATCGTTCTCGTTCTCATCGTCGTAGCACTGATCGTCGGCGCAATGGTGGGTTATGCGACGTTTGGTGGTGGCGAGGCAATGGATGTGTTAAAGCTCGACACATGGACCCGCATCACCGATTTTTGGATGAAATCTTAA
- a CDS encoding copper amine oxidase: protein MKHTKKFAASAMAAALVLPGTAAFASGGGEDMKQDAPKNVTVKTKAADLRATLDQLLSEHFVLAVMDMKKQYDGSKDAQYYEAALKQNALDMTPAIASVYGEEGAKQFEKIFVDHNKYTTDLVKAVKADDQDGINASKKETEEFVQDLSSFLDTATEGKLPKAAAEEVLRAHEADVYKTFQQYAAGDYEGSYNTFREGYSRMYDISKALSVAITTQMPEKFDNTKADSKAADLRSTLNSLAAEHVALANLSMTAGVDQAKDYDAANWAEDMHTADFKAAMKSVYGQAGADQFEQVWTKNHIEAQANLVTAAINDDKKLMGDAQDMLKMFSNDFGAFLGAATEENLPTKAAQEAVSGHETYIQDTFMQYVEGDYKGSVDTFRESYAYMYGVGANLGDAIVKQSPEKFMDGTPGSMPNTGNGGMSDSNNAAATTGAIAVFGLALGAVGLVLARKRQNA, encoded by the coding sequence ATGAAACACACGAAAAAATTCGCAGCATCAGCAATGGCAGCAGCACTCGTACTACCAGGAACGGCAGCATTCGCTTCCGGTGGCGGAGAAGACATGAAACAAGATGCACCGAAAAACGTCACGGTCAAAACAAAAGCCGCTGACCTTCGTGCAACACTCGATCAGTTACTCTCTGAGCACTTCGTCCTCGCAGTCATGGACATGAAAAAACAATACGACGGTTCAAAAGACGCACAGTATTACGAAGCAGCACTCAAACAAAATGCACTCGACATGACTCCAGCAATCGCTTCAGTCTACGGCGAAGAAGGCGCAAAACAGTTCGAGAAAATCTTCGTAGATCACAATAAATATACGACTGACCTCGTCAAAGCCGTAAAAGCTGACGACCAAGACGGTATCAACGCTTCGAAGAAAGAAACAGAAGAGTTCGTACAAGATCTCTCAAGCTTCCTCGATACAGCAACGGAAGGTAAACTCCCGAAAGCAGCAGCTGAAGAAGTCCTCCGTGCTCACGAAGCAGACGTCTACAAAACATTCCAGCAATATGCAGCTGGTGACTATGAAGGATCATATAACACGTTCCGTGAAGGTTACAGCCGCATGTACGATATCTCAAAAGCACTCTCTGTTGCAATCACAACACAGATGCCTGAGAAATTCGACAACACGAAAGCTGATTCTAAAGCAGCAGATCTTCGCTCAACACTCAACAGCCTTGCAGCTGAACACGTTGCTCTTGCAAACCTCAGCATGACAGCTGGCGTCGATCAAGCGAAAGACTACGATGCAGCAAACTGGGCTGAAGATATGCACACAGCTGACTTCAAAGCAGCAATGAAATCAGTCTACGGTCAAGCCGGTGCAGATCAATTCGAACAAGTGTGGACGAAAAACCACATCGAAGCACAAGCGAACCTCGTCACAGCAGCAATCAATGACGACAAGAAATTGATGGGTGACGCACAAGACATGCTCAAAATGTTCTCGAACGATTTCGGTGCATTCCTTGGTGCAGCAACAGAAGAAAACCTTCCAACAAAAGCAGCACAAGAAGCGGTATCAGGTCACGAGACATACATCCAAGATACGTTCATGCAGTATGTTGAAGGCGACTACAAAGGTTCTGTCGACACATTCCGTGAGTCTTACGCTTACATGTACGGCGTAGGAGCTAACCTCGGTGATGCAATCGTCAAACAATCACCAGAGAAGTTCATGGATGGTACTCCAGGATCAATGCCTAACACAGGTAACGGTGGTATGAGCGACAGCAACAACGCAGCTGCAACAACTGGTGCAATCGCAGTATTCGGTCTTGCACTCGGAGCAGTTGGTCTTGTCCTCGCACGTAAACGTCAAAACGCCTAA
- a CDS encoding class F sortase, translated as MKRWLLPASILLMVASVGTLLFLLFGQTKPDTSNITQGDPKTESAASSETKEEDPLKPSEIFKKEFKDLSATEVELPKQLVIPKHDIKTKVEQVGLDKDGAMATPKNEQQAGWYKFGPRPGDVGNAVIDGHTDTKTGPAIFYKLHELKKGDPVEITDASGRKLVFRVKEIVQYDHLKAPLKKIFGPADTRNLNLITCIGTYDENQGTYDDRLVVFTELDEKASDPVKTPPKPATNIRVSGGFINWYASPDEDVVKYNVYQEKDGKRKKLGTTESIERKAFPLPEDATGRFVITAVSKAGIESEDAFSAVQK; from the coding sequence ATGAAACGTTGGTTATTACCGGCGAGCATCCTCTTGATGGTCGCATCGGTCGGAACCTTGCTGTTCCTCTTGTTCGGTCAAACCAAACCAGATACATCGAACATCACACAAGGTGATCCAAAAACAGAATCCGCGGCCTCTTCCGAGACGAAGGAAGAAGATCCGCTCAAGCCGTCTGAAATCTTCAAGAAAGAGTTCAAGGACCTCTCGGCAACAGAGGTCGAGCTTCCGAAACAACTCGTCATCCCGAAGCACGACATTAAGACGAAAGTCGAACAAGTCGGACTCGATAAAGATGGTGCGATGGCAACTCCTAAAAACGAACAACAAGCCGGCTGGTATAAGTTCGGTCCGCGCCCCGGTGACGTCGGCAATGCCGTCATCGACGGTCACACCGATACGAAGACCGGTCCTGCGATCTTCTATAAACTGCATGAGCTGAAGAAAGGTGATCCGGTCGAAATCACAGATGCGTCTGGACGAAAGCTCGTCTTCCGTGTCAAAGAAATCGTCCAGTACGATCACTTAAAAGCACCACTGAAGAAAATATTCGGTCCTGCAGATACACGGAACTTAAACTTGATCACGTGTATTGGAACGTATGATGAGAATCAAGGGACGTATGATGATCGTCTCGTCGTCTTCACGGAACTTGATGAGAAAGCATCAGATCCCGTCAAGACACCACCAAAACCCGCGACGAATATCCGCGTCAGTGGCGGTTTCATCAACTGGTATGCGTCACCTGATGAAGACGTCGTCAAATACAATGTCTACCAAGAAAAAGACGGAAAACGTAAAAAACTCGGTACGACAGAATCGATCGAGCGTAAAGCGTTCCCGCTTCCTGAAGATGCAACCGGTCGTTTTGTCATCACAGCTGTCAGTAAAGCCGGAATCGAATCAGAAGACGCTTTCAGCGCTGTTCAGAAATAA
- a CDS encoding YheC/YheD family protein, producing the protein MTRIGILRLNETPQFRDKIACVIGASMGVDIFFFRPRDVDFENRTIRGLFFDEDAWHQSMYEFPDVIYNHLPLSDADKELFNRLATEIPFTTHRIGNKNVVLRQLAQEGTFQDVLIPMHRVKKGKTILPLMEKYGKVVFKPANGKQGQRIYTIEPEGDEYRFSHLLESTVCSTGELITRIEEETKRNPMIVQPFIASQTIHGHSYCMRIHVAKGANGQWKLVKYFPFVSNNHQESVSHLSHGAFSTTRMDIFMKQNYPDQHEAISRRIVDFARRFPVYFESFYDYPLDALGIDVGIGADGKIYLYEVNSLPGTRYVEFQAEYLAVQYCQYLATHGRPGVHGLDRGWMKERIEA; encoded by the coding sequence ATGACACGAATCGGAATTTTACGCTTAAATGAGACGCCCCAGTTTCGCGATAAGATTGCCTGCGTCATCGGTGCCTCGATGGGGGTCGACATCTTCTTTTTCCGACCGCGTGATGTCGATTTCGAAAATCGGACGATCCGGGGACTCTTCTTTGACGAAGATGCGTGGCATCAAAGTATGTATGAGTTTCCGGACGTCATCTATAATCATTTGCCACTCAGTGATGCGGATAAGGAATTGTTTAATCGTCTCGCAACCGAGATTCCGTTTACGACGCACCGGATTGGGAATAAAAACGTCGTCCTACGTCAATTGGCACAAGAAGGCACGTTTCAGGATGTCTTGATTCCAATGCACCGGGTAAAGAAAGGAAAGACGATTTTGCCGCTGATGGAGAAATACGGAAAAGTCGTTTTCAAGCCGGCGAATGGTAAACAAGGACAACGGATTTATACGATTGAACCAGAAGGCGACGAGTATCGATTCAGCCATCTATTGGAGTCAACTGTCTGTTCGACAGGGGAATTGATCACCCGCATCGAAGAAGAGACCAAACGGAATCCGATGATCGTCCAGCCGTTCATCGCCTCGCAAACGATCCATGGGCACTCGTATTGTATGCGAATCCATGTCGCGAAGGGAGCAAACGGGCAATGGAAACTCGTTAAATATTTTCCGTTCGTCAGCAACAATCACCAAGAATCGGTCAGCCATCTCAGTCATGGAGCGTTTTCGACGACGCGGATGGACATCTTCATGAAGCAGAACTATCCGGATCAACATGAAGCGATTTCGCGACGGATCGTTGACTTTGCGCGACGGTTCCCCGTCTATTTCGAATCGTTTTATGATTACCCGCTCGATGCACTCGGGATCGATGTCGGGATCGGTGCGGATGGAAAAATCTATCTCTATGAGGTCAATAGTCTACCGGGAACGCGGTATGTCGAGTTTCAGGCAGAGTATCTCGCGGTCCAGTATTGCCAGTACCTTGCGACACATGGGCGTCCCGGTGTACATGGACTCGATCGGGGATGGATGAAGGAACGGATCGAGGCTTAG
- a CDS encoding class D sortase: MMRRLSTGLLVIGLLLLGYVGYQKLTVQQTLTTELAKAKDVVQAEGTSSTTAKSETKSKRSKEKTEDVLFQTGETVGYLEVPSLEMELPVLEGVDDATLAKGIGHHPETAFPGQGDRIFLAGHNDTTFSKISKLKKGDEVVLYLANGSYRYVMQSSEIVDYKDTRVLESTKQESLVVSTCYPFYNVTNSTERYLIYFEPVEGDAS; encoded by the coding sequence ATGATGCGACGCCTGTCAACGGGATTGCTAGTTATTGGACTTTTGTTGCTCGGATACGTCGGCTATCAGAAACTGACGGTTCAGCAGACTTTGACGACGGAACTGGCAAAAGCAAAAGATGTCGTCCAGGCAGAAGGAACGTCATCGACCACAGCAAAATCAGAAACAAAGAGTAAACGGTCGAAGGAGAAGACCGAGGATGTCCTCTTTCAAACGGGTGAGACGGTCGGTTATTTAGAAGTTCCGTCACTTGAAATGGAGTTGCCGGTACTTGAAGGCGTCGATGATGCGACACTCGCAAAAGGAATCGGTCATCATCCGGAGACAGCATTTCCGGGGCAAGGTGATCGGATTTTTCTCGCGGGGCACAACGATACGACGTTCTCGAAAATCAGTAAGCTAAAGAAGGGAGACGAAGTCGTCCTCTATCTCGCGAACGGCTCCTATCGCTACGTCATGCAGTCGAGTGAAATCGTCGATTATAAAGACACACGGGTTCTCGAGTCAACGAAGCAAGAGTCACTCGTCGTCTCGACCTGTTATCCGTTTTATAACGTCACGAACAGCACGGAACGTTATTTGATCTACTTTGAACCGGTCGAGGGGGATGCGTCATGA
- a CDS encoding poly(glycerol-phosphate) alpha-glucosyltransferase: MDLLNRFTTAMDVLEQHMNTDDIYYWNRQMILFVSLGQWSERAHVVRFQGKGLQSVTDQARNWLRKQPEVEWLKLDIARNFEALSFETLNERVKETRKNYFRCGIAFDRKMKCAYLEEELNGNAVLTKDPTHQELHINLTNLSNYAQQQGRTERIAFHPTSPCLLFDTLGVFADETPHILEVTRDVEKIRDTTSELPSEIKTIVAQSSEYLAHQVRTNGRFQYGYFPCFDKPIKFYNSLRHASTLYSMIEAYRLTPNRTLRQAIDRAKRYLVEELIVHEEERSFVLDRESNEIKLGANAAAILALTEYMQTFQTMEDLRLSQRLATGILSLQQPSGQYLHVLEYPSFALKDAFRIIYYEGEATYALMRLYALDSNPRWLDSVVQSFDHFIAKSYWKFHDHWLSYSANELTKWLPEDRYFQFGLKNVAPKLDFIHHRETTYPTFLELMLAAREMIDRIEAMGRADLLDDFPLEWLDQTIERRMVYQRNGFFYPEVAMYMKKPERILGSFYIRHHSMRVRIDDVEHNLSGYCRAWTRMLKEVPS; encoded by the coding sequence ATGGATTTGCTCAACCGATTCACCACTGCCATGGATGTACTGGAACAACACATGAATACCGATGATATTTACTACTGGAATCGCCAGATGATTTTGTTCGTCTCACTCGGACAATGGTCGGAACGAGCTCATGTCGTTCGATTTCAAGGAAAAGGACTACAATCTGTAACGGATCAAGCACGCAATTGGCTCCGCAAACAACCAGAAGTAGAATGGTTGAAGCTCGACATCGCCCGAAACTTTGAGGCACTCTCGTTTGAAACGTTAAACGAACGGGTGAAAGAAACACGGAAAAACTACTTCCGGTGCGGAATCGCGTTTGATCGGAAGATGAAATGTGCTTATCTAGAAGAAGAATTGAATGGAAATGCTGTTTTGACAAAGGATCCAACGCATCAAGAACTACACATCAATCTAACGAACTTGAGCAACTATGCACAACAACAAGGGCGGACGGAACGGATTGCTTTTCATCCGACAAGTCCATGCCTCCTCTTTGATACACTCGGTGTCTTCGCAGATGAGACGCCACACATACTTGAAGTGACGCGTGATGTTGAAAAAATCCGTGATACGACAAGTGAACTTCCTTCTGAAATCAAGACGATCGTCGCCCAGTCGAGTGAGTATCTTGCTCACCAAGTCCGAACGAATGGTCGCTTCCAATATGGTTACTTCCCATGCTTTGATAAACCCATCAAGTTTTACAATAGCTTACGTCATGCGAGTACACTTTATTCGATGATTGAAGCCTATCGACTGACGCCAAATCGGACGTTACGTCAAGCAATCGATCGAGCAAAACGCTATTTGGTCGAAGAATTAATCGTACATGAGGAGGAGCGATCCTTCGTTCTCGATCGCGAATCAAATGAAATCAAACTCGGTGCGAATGCTGCAGCCATCTTAGCGTTGACGGAATACATGCAGACATTTCAGACGATGGAAGATTTACGACTGAGTCAACGACTCGCAACAGGTATTCTTTCACTGCAACAACCGTCGGGACAATATCTCCATGTGCTTGAGTATCCGTCGTTTGCGTTGAAGGATGCGTTTCGGATCATCTATTACGAAGGAGAGGCGACGTACGCCTTGATGCGGCTGTACGCACTCGATTCCAATCCACGTTGGCTCGACAGTGTCGTCCAATCGTTTGATCATTTCATCGCGAAATCGTACTGGAAGTTCCATGATCACTGGTTGAGTTATAGCGCAAACGAGCTAACAAAATGGCTGCCGGAAGATCGTTATTTTCAGTTCGGTCTCAAGAACGTCGCGCCGAAACTCGACTTCATCCATCACCGGGAGACGACATATCCGACGTTCCTTGAGTTGATGCTAGCGGCACGCGAGATGATTGATCGGATCGAAGCGATGGGACGAGCGGACTTATTAGACGACTTTCCACTCGAATGGCTCGACCAGACAATCGAACGACGGATGGTCTATCAACGGAACGGCTTCTTTTATCCGGAAGTCGCGATGTATATGAAGAAACCGGAGCGGATTCTCGGAAGCTTTTACATTCGACACCACTCGATGCGAGTACGGATTGATGACGTCGAGCATAACTTGTCGGGTTATTGCCGGGCATGGACACGGATGCTGAAGGAGGTGCCGTCATGA